GCACTAAATTGAAATTTTCTGAGGAGTGCGATCGCATCTTTATCTGGTAAAGGCTCGCTGAAAAGGTAACCCTGCATCTCTTCGCATCCGAGTTGGTGCAAACATTCTAGTTGCTCTACAGTTTCCACCCCTTCTGCCACCACGCTCATATTGAGGCTTTGTCCTAGCGCCACCACCGCTGTCGCGATCGCCACATCATAGGGGTCAACTGCCATATCGCGGACAAAAGAGCGGTCAATTTTGATAGTCTGTATAGGGAATTTTTTCAAATAATTTAGCGAAGAATATCCCGTACCAAAATCATCTATAGCTATGCGGACTCCCATTCTATTTAACTGTCTCAAAATTTCACTGGTAAAGTCCACATTCTGCATAGCAGTAGTTTCAGTAATTTCCAACTCCAAAAACCAAGGTTCCAGACTTGTTTCGGCTAAAACCTGCGCCACCATTTCAACTAAATCTGGTTGCTGAAGCTGTCGAGCCGAAAGATTAACTGCCATTCGGATTTGTGGTAATCCAGCATCAAGCCAAGCTTTACTTTGTGTACAAGCAGTCCGCAGCACCCACTCACCAATTGGTAAGATGAGTCCGTTTTCTTCAGCTATCGGAATAAATTTTACTGGAGAAACAAAACCCAATTCAGGAGACTTCCAACGCACCAAAGCCTCCATTCCAGTAATTTGGCCCATATTGATATTTACTTTAGGTTGGTAATAAACGAGAAATTCTCCCCGCTCCCAGGCATGGTGCAGTCTATTTTCCAAAAATAGCAATTCAGAGGCTTCTTCGTTGATATTACGAGTATAAAACTGATAATTATTCCGCCCCTTGGCTTTAGCGCTGTATAAAGCCGCATCCGCATTTTTAATTAGCGTTTCTGCATCTTCACCGTCGTCTGGATAAAGTGCAATGCCAATGCTGCTGGTGATATGAAAGTAGTTATTGCTTAGAAAAAAAGGTGGCTTCAAAGCATCTAAAATTATTTGTGCAATCTCAGCACTACATTCAGCACCGCTAATATTGGGCAGTAACAGGGTAAATTCATCTCCTCCCCAACGAGCGAGTATGTCCGTATCTCGGATACAGTCAGTGAGTCGCAGAGCAACAGCTTTTAATAAGCGATCGCCAACTTCGTGCCCCAGGGTATCGTTGATTTTCTTGAAGCGGTCTAAATCCAGAAACATGACAGCCAATTTTTCTCTGCTGCCACGAGCATTTGCTAATGAAATTAACAGGCGCTCATTAAATAGTATCCGGTTAGGCAAACCTGTCAGTAAATCATGTAAAGCTTGATAATCTACCGCTCCCAAAGTTCTGGCATTCCACCAAATTACAGTGGCTAAAAAAACAATATTCAACACGCAAAAAAGCGCCATCCCAACATCGCTTTCGTATAAGTGCGATCGTTTGCCTAGCAAAATTAACCAGCACAAAATCGGCGGGATTCCAATTACAGCCGCAGACAGACGCCGGATCATAATCCCGCCTGCTAGCTCGCTTGTGGCGATCGCGATCAACCCCCTATCTGGACAGGCCAACAAAATACTAAAAGACAGCAGGATAAAAGCTACGCTCGTATGCAAGGCCATTCCGGTGTAGGAGCCAATGCCGTAAAAAGAGGTGATATTGTAGAGGTAACCCAACAAACCAAAAAATGCCACCAAAAATGCAATTAAGCTAAAGATTTGAGCCGTATAGTACAACCTTTTAGTCAACAGCAGCACGGCAAAGCCAAGCAGGATGAAACTAGCGGCAGTACTTGGAGCCATTCGCCCTGGAGCGTAGGTGTTAACTGCGTTTGTGTCTTCTTTGAAAAAGAATTGATCGATGCCTACGTTGAAGTCAAAGCCATACTGAATCAGCGTCAGCAGACCGATGAGTATGACAAGATAAGGCAAAAGGTAAAAGGCAAAGGTAAAAAGATAATTCTTTCTTTTGCCTTTTGCCCTCGTGACCTGGCAGAGCCTGGTAACGCTTTTTACTTGCTGCTTGTGCAACAGCCACAGGGAGCCACCGCTGAGCATAAAGCCAATGGCTGTGTTGGCTTTCATTGTCACGAGTCTCGGCAAAACGCTCTTGAGCATGGGGATGTCGAACATCCACCCCAGAATGACGACACAGCCAATCAAGAAGACCCCAATACTGGCCGCTTTGGAAAAATCTTGCAGGGAAGCGATCAGCTTTGAGTTCTTGGGGATTTTTATGTTCGGGTTTGGATAAGAACGTTCCAAGGTGGCAATGGTAGTAGATTGCGTTTTTAGAATCAACTAACTACAGATATAATTTCTGTG
The Argonema galeatum A003/A1 DNA segment above includes these coding regions:
- a CDS encoding putative bifunctional diguanylate cyclase/phosphodiesterase, which codes for MAPSTAASFILLGFAVLLLTKRLYYTAQIFSLIAFLVAFFGLLGYLYNITSFYGIGSYTGMALHTSVAFILLSFSILLACPDRGLIAIATSELAGGIMIRRLSAAVIGIPPILCWLILLGKRSHLYESDVGMALFCVLNIVFLATVIWWNARTLGAVDYQALHDLLTGLPNRILFNERLLISLANARGSREKLAVMFLDLDRFKKINDTLGHEVGDRLLKAVALRLTDCIRDTDILARWGGDEFTLLLPNISGAECSAEIAQIILDALKPPFFLSNNYFHITSSIGIALYPDDGEDAETLIKNADAALYSAKAKGRNNYQFYTRNINEEASELLFLENRLHHAWERGEFLVYYQPKVNINMGQITGMEALVRWKSPELGFVSPVKFIPIAEENGLILPIGEWVLRTACTQSKAWLDAGLPQIRMAVNLSARQLQQPDLVEMVAQVLAETSLEPWFLELEITETTAMQNVDFTSEILRQLNRMGVRIAIDDFGTGYSSLNYLKKFPIQTIKIDRSFVRDMAVDPYDVAIATAVVALGQSLNMSVVAEGVETVEQLECLHQLGCEEMQGYLFSEPLPDKDAIALLRKFQFSAVKIN